The genomic interval AATATTTTATTTTTTTCTTCATATTCATACTTTTCAAATTCTTCTTTTCTATTTTTCTTTATATATTCTATAATATCATCCACTTCACTAGAGGGATTTTCTGGAAAAACCCCTACAGAGTCTCCAGGAGAATATTTTATTTTATCTTGAACAAAAATTTCAATATGATAAATCTCTTTATCAGATCCTTTTTTTTGATTATTTAGAATCAATTTATTTAAAATTTGTCCATAAATTTTCCGGTCTTTATTTTCCGTATTAATTCCGTATTTTTTTTTTTTTAAAAAATTTATAATTTTGGAAAACCATTTATATGCTTGATTTTCATAATCAACATCGCATTTATGTAATGAAACGATTCTTATAGCTCCTGTATCATGTAAGCGTTTATCTACATCTTCTCCTGCTTTACAAAAATAAGTATAAGATTTATCTCCTAACGCCAATACGCTATACTTCATGTTTTTTAAAAATATATTTTTATTATTATGAATAAAATTAAAAAAAGATTTTGCAGAAGAAGGTGGCTCTCCTTCTCCATGCGTACTCATTATAATGAAAAAATAATCTTCTTTTTCTAAATCTTTTAAACAATATTGATTTAAATCGATCAATTTTATTTTTATTTGTAATTTTTCTTTTTTTATTTTTTGATATAGATCAAATGCTAAATTTTTTGCGTTTCCTGTTTCTGTTCCATAAACCAATGTTATTCCCTGTTCCTCTTTTTTTTTTATAAATTCTTTAAAATTTTTCTTATAAAATAAGAATCCAGACATGTAACCAGACATCCATATAATTTCTTCTGTAGAAGATTCTTGCATTAACCTAAAAAATGTTTTATTATTTGATTCAGATAACATACTATTACAAATATTATTATTATTTAGAATAATTTTTTTTGCCAAAAAAGTCATAATTCAATATTAAACTATAATTTTAGTTTTTATATATTATATCAGAACACGGATTTTGTAACGAAAATAAAAGTTAAATTAATAGGGAAGTACACCAAAAAAAGGTCCATGTAATAATAATATACTAGTATAGTATACTGTAACAGATTATAATATAGAACTCTACTATTCTAGTATTTTATTATATTTTAACCAAATTCATAGAAAACATAACGAATTAATATTAAACCTTTAAAATAAAAATAAATAATTTAATCAAGATTTCCTATTTCTTTATGAAATTATAAATTTATGATTTTTTTTTCTTTATAAAAAAAGATCATCAAGCGATAAATATCTTTCTCCAGTATCATAATTCAAGGTCAATATAGTAGATTCTTTTGAAAATTTAGATAATTGTTTTTGTATAGCAGATAATGTCGCT from Blattabacterium cuenoti carries:
- a CDS encoding diflavin oxidoreductase codes for the protein MAKKIILNNNNICNSMLSESNNKTFFRLMQESSTEEIIWMSGYMSGFLFYKKNFKEFIKKKEEQGITLVYGTETGNAKNLAFDLYQKIKKEKLQIKIKLIDLNQYCLKDLEKEDYFFIIMSTHGEGEPPSSAKSFFNFIHNNKNIFLKNMKYSVLALGDKSYTYFCKAGEDVDKRLHDTGAIRIVSLHKCDVDYENQAYKWFSKIINFLKKKKYGINTENKDRKIYGQILNKLILNNQKKGSDKEIYHIEIFVQDKIKYSPGDSVGVFPENPSSEVDDIIEYIKKNRKEEFEKYEYEEKNKIFDLFKKNLNILSLSESFLKKYSSLSEIKPEEKNVFLNSKWRLINLLIEFPMKDEFSLKDLIKIMEPIKPRLYSISSSPATHGNEIHITVSRHHFKLNGETVYGHCSDFLSKLKIGDELSFFIYKNRLFNLPNSDKDMILIGPGTGIAPFRSFLYEREATGATGKNWLFFGDQHFDPDFLYQTEIKNWKIKGILHRVSLSFSRDQEKKIYVQNKIWENRIEFFSWIKNGAYVYVCGNKIPMSIDVENMICSVIEEVGKCDSKLFIKKMKKEGRYLKDVY